The DNA window GTAACGGCGCGTGGTCGCCGAACGACCCGTGGATCGTGGGGGAACCTCCGAGACCGAAGTGGCTCGACTCTGCGCGGGGTCTGCTTGCGCTCGTCGCCGCGCTCGTATTCGCTACCGGCGCGCTGGCGGCGCTCACCATCCGGCAGGCTCCGGCCGTCGCTGAGTCGCCGCCGTGCGATCCGGCCGCGGTGATGAAACAGCGGCTCGACGAACTCGGCCGCGACGGCTACGACTGGATCATCACGTCGAACGCGCTCGGCGAGAATCGCGGCCGCGCTGATATCGACAATCGGATAGTCCGGATTCGCACGACGGTCGGGTGCGATTACATGTCGTCGGTGGTGACGCACGAGTGGGTGCACGTCCAGCAGGGACACCGATACGGCGACGATCTCGGCCGCACTTACGACGCGTTCGGCGCCCACGAACTCGAAATGGTGGCGGACTGCGGTTCGATGCTGCTCGGGTCGCCGAAGCACCCGTACGTCGACGACGCGGGAGGGGTGTGCTCTCCGTACGAGGTCGACACGGCACGGCGACTCATCGCGGAGTCGAACGCGGCGCCGTCGGTGAAGGCGTCGGCGCGGTGAGGCTGCGAGAGTTCGCCGCCGTGGCGGCCGTGGTGCTCGGCGTGGCCGGGTGGCGGCGCGCTGACCGTGCCGCCGAGACGTTGTTGGAACCGCTGACAGGAAAGGTGACCGCCATGCGACTGGATCACGAAGAGCGAGAAGCGGCGTACGCACAGGCGTACGCCGCGCTGAGCACCGCGATATCGCACTTCAGCCGAGACGACGACCGCGAAACCCTCCTACGCCGTGCCGAAGAGGCTAAGGACGCGCTACACGTCGCGTTGAGCACCTCGTGGCGGCGCTGACCGGTTTCACCCGGTCAGGTAACGGCTACCCTGATGAGGTACCTCTTCGCGGAGGAACGCCCCCGGTCGACGGGCCGGGGGCACGCGAAGAGGTCGACTCCGCAAAGAAGGACATCGATGGGCGAGACCTTCGGCGAGATGCTGCGCCGTCTCCGGCTAGAGGCAGGGTTGTCCCAGGTCGCGCTTGCCCGGAAAGTCCACCTCTCGCAGTCGCGCATCTCCCGGTACGAGAAGGGCGAGCCCGGCGCCGACCCGATAACCGCCGCCCGGCTCGACACGGTGTTGGGCGCGGACGGCGTGCTTCGGGCCCTCCTCCCCGAGCGTGAGCCGACGCTGAACGCCGATCAGCGCGAGCGGCTCGCCTACAGCGTCAAGCACCCGGAGCGGATCGACAGGGCGGCGGTCGACGCCTTCGCGCAAAGTCTTGCCGCGCAACGCCGACTCGATGATGTGCTCGGCGCGGAACTGCTGATTGCGCCGACGCTGTCCCAGACGGCAGTCGTGAAACGGCTACTCCGCGATGCCCGGGGTGTGTCGCGTGAGGCCTTGGCGCCGGTGGCAGCCGAGTACGTCCAGTTTGCCGGGTGGCTGCACGCCGAGGCACGAAGGGACGCCGACGCGGTACGCCTGCTCACCGAAGCCGAGGAGCTCGCCGACGAGGCGGAGAACGGCACCCTGGCCGCGCAGGCGGCGAACTTCAAAGGATATTTGGCGCGCCAGCAGGGGCGCCCCCGCGCGATAGTTCGGTGGTTTCTGGCCGCACACCACACTCCGGGCGCGCATGCGTCCCAGCGCATCGGAGACGCGGCTCAAGCGGCCCAAGGGTACGCCCAGCTCGGCGAGCGGGACGAAGCTCTACGGCTGCTGGACGGTGCCGGTGATCTGCTCGACGACGCTGGCCGGGATGCCCCGCCGGGCACCGCGTACTGGCTCACGCCGACTTTCCACCGGCTGAATATCGGCCTGGCTCACCTCGCGCTCGGCGAGCACGGAGACGCCGCCGATCACTTGGCCGCCGGTTTGGCTGGGCTCCCTGAGGACCAGCAGCAAGCGGAGTGGGTGGTCGAGTACCAGCACGCGCACGAAGCCGCCGAGGAACGTCGCTAGTCGCTGCTTATGCGCGTTCCCATGCGCATAGGCGTTCCCCTTCACCGCGTCACTTCGTGAGTCGACCCTTGTAGCCATGAGCGACGCGCCGAGTCTGCGGGTTGTGACCCGTTGGTACAAGGGGGACCGACTGCCCCACCTGTACCTTGCCGTCGAAGTCGAGGACGAGAAGGTCAACTTCCTCCGGCCCCAGGGGCATGAATCGCCGCTGGACTTTCATCCACGATGGCTGCTCTCGGCGACCCGTATCCCGTCACCGGTGGCGCTCACCGACGCGTGCCCGCGGTGCGCTCGGTGGGCACAGCGCACACCGCACACGGTCCTGGTTCAAGGCGAGGTGCGGGTGTGAACGGCAGCGAGACGAAGGCGAACGTCTGCTTAGCGATGCTGCGGCACAACGGGTGGTTGTTCTACCCGTGCACGCGGGACGGTGAGCTGGTCCAGATTGAGGGCACCTACAGGTGGCCGGGCTCGGGCACGCGGGACACGATCCGGGTGCGCGGCGACGCCGACGCCGACGCGTTCCGGCTCGATGGTGCGGGCGAGGTGGTGTGGCAGCGCGACGGCGGCGTCGTCGAGTTGGTCGAAGAGCTGATGACCTTGCCGAAGCCGAGTCACCGTCTCGCGCCCCGGCTCGCGCTCGGCGTCCGCGCGCCCGAACTCTGGATCCCGGGACGGCCGTTGTGACCTTCTACGTCACCTATGGTCGGCTCGCCGAAGGCTCCGACGAGCGGGTGCATCGGTTCCGGCACCACACCGAACCGGCCCTGCTCGACTGTGGCAAGCCGGTCAACCCCTACGACCTGTTCCAGCTCGAACCGGGCGACTGGAGCGACGACACGGCGTGTTTCGGA is part of the Amycolatopsis sp. CA-230715 genome and encodes:
- a CDS encoding helix-turn-helix transcriptional regulator, which produces MGETFGEMLRRLRLEAGLSQVALARKVHLSQSRISRYEKGEPGADPITAARLDTVLGADGVLRALLPEREPTLNADQRERLAYSVKHPERIDRAAVDAFAQSLAAQRRLDDVLGAELLIAPTLSQTAVVKRLLRDARGVSREALAPVAAEYVQFAGWLHAEARRDADAVRLLTEAEELADEAENGTLAAQAANFKGYLARQQGRPRAIVRWFLAAHHTPGAHASQRIGDAAQAAQGYAQLGERDEALRLLDGAGDLLDDAGRDAPPGTAYWLTPTFHRLNIGLAHLALGEHGDAADHLAAGLAGLPEDQQQAEWVVEYQHAHEAAEERR